From a single Methanofollis sp. W23 genomic region:
- a CDS encoding acylphosphatase, translating to MLIKVSGKVQHVGFRACTKRIATSFGIGGRVANCRDGTVEITATGDQAILEKFVAMLYECPRAVITEIETEDLDPLFYSDFMVVREIGHE from the coding sequence CATAAAAGTCTCAGGCAAAGTCCAGCACGTCGGTTTCCGGGCATGCACAAAAAGAATCGCGACCAGTTTCGGGATCGGCGGGAGAGTCGCAAACTGCAGGGACGGGACCGTCGAGATCACCGCCACCGGCGACCAGGCGATCCTTGAAAAGTTCGTCGCCATGCTTTATGAATGTCCGAGGGCGGTCATCACCGAGATCGAGACCGAAGACCTTGACCCCCTATTTTATTCCGACTTTATGGTCGTGCGTGAGATCGGTCACGAATAG